One segment of Halococcus salsus DNA contains the following:
- a CDS encoding DEAD/DEAH box helicase — protein sequence MTNEHDEAADGTSASDDRALSATEFRAVLETLGRPVATASGVARVREWSQTAASDALDALVESGHLDRLDVSDDPRVWYPREFADLVSREHVVVFPDRRELVVEHPEQFTRAQLTQFATLVDSSGDGAYIYEIREEDVWWAPYDHVDDLVRTMRSVLPERAPKLEKWVESQWRRARRFALTTHPDDYTVLEAESPELMGNVARQKLDTDHLHAPISDTESWVVEGKEGEIKRTLYDAGYPVQDLRDLDGGADLDIDLGLDLRDYQRDWVERFLESGAGVLVGPPGSGKTVAAMGAMREVGGETLVLAPSRELAGQWREALLTHTDLDPDQIGEYHGGEKNIRPVTIATYRTAGMERHRKLFDERRWGLIVYDEVHHIPAAVYRKSVDLQAKHRLGLSATPVREDDKGAEIFTLIGPPIGTDWAKLFEAGFVAEPEVELRFVPWRSEADRDEYASVTGHERRRVAGSNPAKLDAIRSLLAEHADAKALVFVEWLDQGESYAEALGVPFISGDTPHPERERLFDEFRRGERSRLVVSRVGDEGIDLPSAEVAVVASGLGGSRRQASQRAGRTMRPTGSSRLYVLATRGTREEDFARQQLRHLAGKGIRLTETTFETE from the coding sequence GTGACGAACGAGCACGACGAAGCAGCCGACGGGACGTCCGCCTCCGACGACCGCGCCCTCTCGGCGACCGAATTCCGGGCCGTTCTCGAGACCCTCGGCCGACCCGTGGCGACCGCGAGCGGGGTCGCGCGGGTTCGGGAGTGGTCACAGACGGCGGCAAGCGATGCGCTCGATGCGCTCGTCGAGTCGGGCCACCTCGACCGCCTCGACGTAAGCGACGACCCCCGAGTCTGGTACCCTCGCGAGTTCGCCGACCTCGTCTCCCGAGAGCACGTCGTCGTCTTCCCCGACCGCCGGGAGTTGGTGGTCGAACACCCCGAGCAGTTCACCCGCGCCCAGCTCACCCAGTTCGCCACGCTCGTCGATTCGTCGGGTGATGGGGCCTACATCTACGAGATCAGGGAAGAGGACGTCTGGTGGGCCCCCTACGACCACGTCGACGACCTCGTTCGGACGATGCGGAGCGTGCTGCCCGAGCGCGCGCCGAAGCTCGAGAAGTGGGTCGAGTCCCAGTGGCGGCGCGCCCGCCGGTTCGCGCTCACTACCCACCCGGACGACTATACGGTTCTCGAAGCCGAGAGCCCCGAACTCATGGGCAACGTCGCGCGTCAGAAGCTCGACACCGACCACCTCCACGCCCCGATCTCGGATACCGAGAGCTGGGTGGTCGAGGGGAAGGAGGGCGAGATCAAACGGACCCTCTACGACGCGGGCTATCCGGTCCAGGACCTCCGCGACCTCGACGGCGGGGCCGACCTCGACATCGACCTCGGGCTCGACCTCCGGGACTACCAACGCGACTGGGTCGAGCGCTTCCTCGAATCGGGTGCGGGCGTACTGGTGGGTCCCCCCGGAAGCGGGAAGACGGTGGCCGCGATGGGCGCGATGCGCGAGGTCGGCGGCGAGACACTCGTCCTCGCGCCGAGCCGCGAACTCGCCGGCCAGTGGCGCGAGGCCCTCCTCACTCACACCGACCTCGACCCCGACCAGATCGGCGAGTACCACGGCGGCGAGAAAAACATTCGACCGGTGACGATCGCGACCTACCGCACCGCCGGGATGGAGCGCCACCGGAAGCTCTTCGACGAGCGCCGGTGGGGTCTGATCGTCTACGACGAGGTCCACCACATCCCGGCCGCCGTCTATCGCAAGAGCGTCGACCTCCAGGCCAAACACCGCCTCGGGCTCTCGGCCACACCAGTGAGAGAGGACGACAAGGGGGCCGAGATCTTCACCCTCATCGGCCCGCCTATCGGTACAGATTGGGCGAAACTCTTCGAGGCGGGCTTCGTCGCCGAACCCGAGGTCGAACTCCGGTTCGTGCCCTGGAGATCGGAGGCCGACCGCGACGAGTACGCGAGCGTGACGGGCCACGAGCGCCGCCGGGTCGCGGGCTCGAACCCCGCGAAGCTCGACGCCATCCGGTCGCTGCTCGCCGAACACGCCGACGCGAAGGCGCTCGTCTTCGTCGAGTGGCTCGATCAGGGCGAGAGCTACGCCGAGGCGCTGGGGGTGCCGTTCATCAGCGGCGACACCCCCCACCCCGAACGCGAACGGCTGTTCGACGAGTTCCGGCGCGGGGAGCGCTCCCGACTGGTCGTCTCGCGGGTCGGCGACGAGGGGATCGACCTCCCGAGCGCCGAGGTCGCGGTCGTCGCCTCCGGCCTCGGCGGGTCGCGCCGCCAGGCCTCCCAGCGCGCCGGCCGGACGATGCGTCCCACGGGGAGCTCGCGGCTCTACGTCCTCGCGACCCGTGGCACCCGCGAGGAGGACTTCGCCCGCCAACAGCTCCGCCACCTCGCTGGCAAGGGCATCAGGCTCACCGAGACGACGTTCGAGACCGAGTAG
- a CDS encoding MFS transporter: MNTDRVTLAAMVFAVLFGQVALYPGVPELVRALGATTTLDAGTWFLGAEYAGFVLFAGVWGAASDAAGRRVPFIVAGALGGVASYLALVGLATVTDIGFGAMLVLRFVEGSFTIAAFSLSITMLMDLEGGHGRNMGAAGIAIGSGTALGAPLGGQLSAVGPLVPIVVAAGLLCLVALLATRLTDRAPETTRRGIRAALDGLRDRPALGLPYAFGFADRFTAGFFALVGTLYFRRAFDLDAGAAGLVLALFFAPFALGQYPAGRLSDRIGRLVPVVVGSVCYGVTILGVYLAPTVELAGATMVLLGAAGALVAPATMALVTDLASDDRGTAMAGFNIAGSLGFLVGTVGGGAVADSLGFGAAFLAAAVLEAGIVLVALPALLRLDIPRAVLFGGRESA; encoded by the coding sequence ATGAACACCGACCGCGTGACGCTGGCCGCGATGGTCTTCGCGGTCCTCTTCGGTCAGGTCGCGCTCTATCCGGGGGTTCCGGAGCTCGTGCGCGCGCTCGGCGCGACCACGACGCTCGACGCGGGGACGTGGTTTCTGGGGGCCGAGTACGCCGGCTTCGTGCTGTTCGCGGGCGTCTGGGGCGCGGCCAGCGACGCGGCGGGACGGCGGGTGCCGTTCATCGTCGCGGGTGCGCTCGGCGGGGTGGCGAGCTACCTCGCGCTGGTCGGGCTCGCGACGGTCACGGACATCGGGTTCGGCGCGATGCTCGTCCTCCGGTTCGTCGAGGGGAGCTTCACGATCGCCGCGTTCTCGCTCTCGATAACGATGCTGATGGATCTCGAGGGGGGCCACGGCCGGAACATGGGTGCGGCGGGGATCGCGATCGGCTCCGGGACGGCGCTCGGGGCCCCCCTCGGCGGTCAGCTCTCGGCGGTCGGCCCGCTGGTCCCCATCGTGGTGGCCGCCGGCCTCCTCTGTCTCGTGGCGCTGCTCGCGACCCGACTCACCGACCGGGCCCCGGAGACGACGCGCCGCGGCATCCGGGCGGCGCTCGACGGGCTTCGGGACCGGCCCGCGCTCGGTCTGCCGTACGCCTTCGGGTTCGCGGACCGGTTCACGGCGGGCTTCTTCGCGCTCGTCGGGACCCTCTACTTCCGGCGGGCCTTCGACCTCGACGCCGGCGCGGCTGGTCTGGTGCTCGCGCTCTTCTTCGCGCCGTTCGCGCTCGGGCAATATCCCGCAGGCCGGCTCTCCGACCGGATCGGCCGGCTGGTGCCCGTGGTCGTCGGGTCGGTGTGTTACGGCGTGACGATCCTGGGGGTGTATCTCGCGCCGACGGTCGAGCTCGCGGGCGCGACGATGGTGTTGCTCGGCGCGGCGGGCGCGCTGGTCGCCCCCGCCACGATGGCGCTCGTCACCGACCTCGCGAGCGACGACCGGGGCACCGCGATGGCCGGGTTCAACATCGCCGGGAGCCTCGGGTTCCTCGTCGGGACCGTCGGCGGCGGCGCGGTCGCCGATAGCCTGGGGTTCGGCGCGGCCTTTCTCGCCGCCGCGGTACTCGAAGCCGGGATCGTCCTGGTCGCACTGCCCGCGCTGCTCCGGCTCGATATCCCGCGTGCCGTGCTGTTCGGCGGCCGGGAGTCCGCCTGA
- a CDS encoding dodecin gives MVYKKITMIGTSEESFEAATDAAIDRAEETLNDVKWATTENLGVEIGDPGEREYQVEVEIAFELDE, from the coding sequence ATGGTCTACAAGAAGATCACGATGATCGGTACCAGCGAGGAGAGCTTCGAGGCCGCGACCGACGCCGCGATCGACCGCGCCGAGGAGACCCTCAACGACGTGAAGTGGGCGACGACGGAGAACCTCGGGGTCGAGATCGGCGACCCGGGCGAGCGCGAGTACCAGGTCGAGGTCGAGATCGCGTTCGAACTCGACGAGTAA
- a CDS encoding DUF998 domain-containing protein: MVSQIPPQHGTVAVGFFLLFTVAFVCYGAGDLRTGAHRWGLFGLALAAVHVGGWAVWIAAGTPGGLALPELVGSGCVSTWILGTAVRMW, from the coding sequence GTGGTCTCGCAAATACCGCCCCAGCACGGAACGGTCGCGGTCGGCTTCTTTCTCCTGTTCACCGTCGCGTTCGTCTGCTACGGCGCGGGCGACCTACGCACGGGGGCGCACCGCTGGGGGCTGTTCGGCCTCGCGCTCGCTGCCGTCCACGTCGGCGGCTGGGCGGTGTGGATCGCCGCAGGGACGCCCGGCGGCCTCGCGCTCCCCGAACTCGTCGGATCCGGCTGTGTCTCGACGTGGATCCTCGGCACGGCCGTCAGAATGTGGTGA
- a CDS encoding Rrf2 family transcriptional regulator produces the protein MSSIELTDSQKKILQELVDLYRESETAVKGEAIAEMVDRNPGTIRNQMQSLKALQLVEGVPGPKGGYKPTAAAYSALDIEEMDEPESVPLSHNGERVETLIVQEINLLSVHHPEKCRAEIHIQGSVRDFHEGDKVTVGPTPKSKLAITGTVDGTVDTDNTLIINTEGMEAPAEG, from the coding sequence ATGTCATCTATCGAACTCACGGACAGCCAGAAGAAGATACTCCAGGAGCTCGTCGACCTCTACCGGGAGAGCGAAACCGCGGTCAAGGGCGAGGCGATCGCCGAGATGGTCGACCGGAACCCGGGGACGATCCGCAACCAGATGCAGAGCCTCAAAGCCCTCCAGCTGGTCGAAGGGGTACCGGGACCGAAGGGCGGCTACAAACCGACGGCGGCGGCCTACAGCGCGCTCGACATCGAGGAGATGGACGAACCGGAGTCCGTCCCCCTCAGCCACAACGGCGAGCGCGTCGAGACGTTGATCGTCCAGGAGATCAACCTCCTGAGCGTCCACCACCCCGAGAAGTGTCGGGCCGAGATCCACATCCAGGGCTCGGTGCGGGACTTCCACGAGGGCGACAAGGTGACGGTCGGTCCGACGCCGAAGTCGAAGCTCGCGATCACGGGTACCGTCGACGGCACCGTCGACACCGACAACACCCTGATAATCAACACCGAGGGGATGGAAGCCCCGGCCGAAGGCTGA
- a CDS encoding gamma carbonic anhydrase family protein — MVIRSFEGTTPTIHESARVDETAVVIGDVTIEAEASVWPHVTLRGDSGAIVVREGANVQDNAVCHEGCAIGPGATIGHTAIVHAATVGERAMVGMSATVLDGAHVGEEALVAAGSVVTEGTEVPPSTLVAGTPAEVKTEVEDSPWTHAGEHYVELAKRYERSSERVE; from the coding sequence ATGGTCATCCGGTCGTTCGAGGGCACTACACCCACCATCCACGAGTCCGCTCGCGTCGACGAGACCGCGGTCGTCATCGGCGACGTCACGATCGAAGCCGAGGCGAGCGTCTGGCCCCACGTCACGCTCCGCGGGGATTCGGGCGCGATCGTGGTCCGCGAGGGCGCGAACGTCCAGGACAACGCGGTCTGTCACGAGGGCTGTGCGATCGGGCCCGGGGCAACCATCGGTCACACCGCCATCGTCCACGCCGCCACCGTGGGCGAGCGCGCGATGGTCGGGATGAGTGCGACGGTCCTCGACGGCGCACACGTCGGCGAGGAGGCGCTCGTGGCCGCCGGAAGCGTCGTCACCGAAGGCACCGAGGTCCCGCCGAGCACCCTCGTCGCCGGCACGCCCGCGGAGGTCAAGACGGAGGTCGAGGACTCGCCGTGGACCCACGCCGGCGAGCACTACGTCGAACTCGCCAAACGCTACGAGCGCTCGTCCGAGCGGGTCGAGTAG
- a CDS encoding DUF502 domain-containing protein produces the protein MSTSRDTESAQTGIVGRVREWLISGAALTIPFVITMMVLGFVLNFLSNVLTPVVEAAGMVGLNEPVRGFARSIGLGPAFGSVFIEFGTVFALVALVLVVGFAANATSSEHGFSEWFHTAMEAIPGVGSVYTSFRRMSDVLIESDTSSFQEVKLIEFPNEGTYSFAFVTATPPDTIDEAADHDDLRTLFMPLAPNPVMGGFLVHVPSARVYDVDITVEQAVSAIVTSGVAIGETDDVTGLSADELAALGQYDTERTNLEEGLVGAPAERGSTSERETDDS, from the coding sequence ATGTCTACCTCTCGCGACACCGAGTCGGCCCAAACCGGGATCGTCGGGCGGGTTCGGGAGTGGCTCATCAGCGGGGCCGCGCTCACCATCCCGTTCGTCATCACGATGATGGTGCTCGGGTTCGTGCTCAACTTCCTCAGCAACGTCCTCACGCCGGTGGTCGAGGCCGCCGGGATGGTCGGACTCAACGAACCCGTCCGGGGGTTCGCCCGGTCGATCGGGCTCGGTCCCGCCTTCGGGTCGGTGTTCATCGAGTTCGGGACGGTCTTCGCGCTCGTGGCGCTGGTGCTCGTCGTGGGCTTCGCCGCGAACGCCACCTCCTCGGAGCACGGCTTCTCGGAGTGGTTCCACACCGCGATGGAGGCCATCCCCGGCGTCGGGTCGGTCTACACCAGCTTCCGCCGGATGAGCGACGTCCTGATCGAGAGCGACACCAGCAGCTTCCAGGAGGTCAAACTCATCGAGTTCCCGAACGAGGGCACCTACTCGTTCGCGTTCGTGACCGCGACACCCCCGGACACGATCGACGAGGCGGCCGACCACGACGACCTCCGAACCTTGTTCATGCCGCTCGCGCCGAATCCCGTGATGGGGGGCTTCCTGGTCCACGTCCCGAGCGCCCGGGTCTACGACGTCGACATAACCGTCGAGCAGGCCGTCAGCGCGATCGTCACCAGCGGGGTGGCGATCGGCGAAACCGACGACGTGACCGGCCTCTCGGCCGACGAGCTCGCGGCGCTCGGGCAGTACGACACCGAACGAACCAACCTCGAAGAGGGACTCGTCGGCGCGCCGGCGGAGCGGGGGTCGACGAGCGAACGGGAGACGGACGACTCCTGA
- a CDS encoding cyclic nucleotide-binding/CBS domain-containing protein: protein MDDIFVGRLMSSDLHTVSPDTLVEEAANVMLEEGIGSVMVVDGNNDLQGILTTTDFVGIVAASSPKAETTVAKYMSTDVITTTVQDPITEVADTMLEHGFHHMPVVSDSDGVIGIITTADLTSYLSHVQTPSPS, encoded by the coding sequence ATGGACGATATCTTCGTCGGGCGGCTGATGTCGAGCGACCTGCACACGGTGAGCCCGGACACGCTCGTCGAGGAGGCCGCGAACGTGATGCTCGAGGAGGGAATCGGCTCCGTGATGGTCGTCGACGGGAACAACGACCTCCAAGGGATCCTCACGACCACCGACTTCGTCGGGATCGTCGCCGCGAGCAGCCCGAAGGCCGAGACCACGGTCGCGAAGTACATGAGCACGGACGTCATCACCACGACGGTTCAGGACCCGATCACCGAGGTCGCCGATACGATGCTCGAACACGGCTTTCACCACATGCCGGTCGTGAGCGACTCCGACGGCGTCATCGGCATCATCACCACCGCCGACCTGACGTCGTACCTCTCGCACGTCCAGACCCCGAGCCCCTCGTAG
- a CDS encoding PLP-dependent cysteine synthase family protein: MDDSILDAIGSPLVRVASPPGTTVAAKVESKNPGGSAKDRPAAAMVEAAEAEGVLEPGDHIVEPTSGNTGIGLAVVAAVRGYDCTIVMPASKSEERQRVMAAYGAELELVDGEMTEAKERADELEEEKGMVQLRQFENPANAQSHYDTTGPEILDQVGDRTVDALVAAVGTGGTITGIGRRLREAFPEMTVVAVEPETNAVLSTGEAGTDEFEGMGPGFVSDILDRDLIDSVETVDLEESEAECRRLAREEGILVGQSSGASNLVARRVASRLADDGSPATELRTDGGDDEKPLVVTVFWDSGERYMSTGMFD; encoded by the coding sequence ATGGACGATAGCATCCTCGACGCCATCGGATCCCCCCTCGTGCGGGTCGCCTCGCCACCGGGGACGACCGTCGCCGCGAAGGTCGAATCCAAGAACCCCGGCGGGTCGGCGAAGGACCGCCCGGCGGCCGCGATGGTCGAGGCCGCGGAGGCGGAGGGGGTGCTCGAACCCGGCGACCACATCGTCGAGCCGACCAGCGGCAACACCGGCATCGGGCTGGCGGTGGTCGCGGCCGTCCGGGGCTACGACTGCACCATCGTGATGCCCGCCTCGAAGTCCGAGGAGCGCCAGCGGGTCATGGCGGCCTACGGCGCGGAGCTCGAACTCGTCGACGGCGAGATGACCGAGGCGAAAGAGCGCGCCGACGAACTCGAAGAGGAGAAGGGGATGGTCCAACTTCGGCAGTTCGAGAACCCCGCGAACGCACAGTCCCACTACGATACGACCGGCCCGGAGATCCTCGACCAGGTCGGGGACCGGACCGTCGACGCGCTGGTCGCCGCGGTCGGGACGGGGGGAACCATCACCGGCATCGGACGGCGGCTCCGCGAGGCGTTCCCCGAAATGACCGTGGTGGCGGTCGAACCCGAGACCAACGCGGTGCTCTCGACCGGCGAGGCCGGCACCGACGAGTTCGAGGGGATGGGGCCGGGGTTCGTGAGCGACATCCTCGACCGCGACCTCATCGACTCGGTCGAGACCGTCGACCTCGAGGAGAGCGAAGCCGAGTGCCGACGTCTCGCGCGCGAGGAGGGGATCCTGGTCGGCCAGTCGAGCGGCGCGTCGAACCTCGTCGCCCGCCGGGTCGCGAGCCGACTGGCCGACGACGGCTCACCGGCGACCGAACTCCGAACCGACGGCGGGGATGACGAGAAACCGCTCGTCGTCACCGTCTTCTGGGACAGCGGCGAGCGGTACATGTCGACCGGGATGTTCGACTAA
- a CDS encoding GIY-YIG nuclease family protein: MASGTYTLLIELPTPTTIEVGALGDRAFSPGWYAYTGSALGPGGFARVDRHREVATGERDVRHWHIDYLLGHPATVLDRAVTTPVDAECAIARAVPGERIPDFGASDCDCESHLVFHEDRDVLSAGIEAAHREHEC; the protein is encoded by the coding sequence ATGGCGAGCGGGACCTACACCCTCCTGATCGAGCTGCCGACGCCGACGACCATCGAGGTCGGTGCGCTCGGCGACCGCGCGTTTTCGCCGGGTTGGTACGCCTACACGGGCAGCGCGCTCGGCCCGGGCGGCTTCGCGCGGGTCGACCGGCACCGCGAGGTCGCCACCGGCGAGCGCGACGTCCGCCACTGGCACATCGACTACCTCCTGGGACACCCCGCGACGGTGCTCGATCGGGCCGTGACGACACCTGTGGATGCCGAGTGTGCCATCGCCCGGGCGGTCCCCGGCGAGCGTATCCCGGACTTCGGTGCCTCGGACTGTGACTGCGAGTCCCATCTGGTGTTTCACGAGGACCGCGACGTGCTCTCGGCGGGTATCGAGGCGGCACATCGGGAACACGAGTGCTGA
- a CDS encoding GNAT family N-acetyltransferase, with translation MSVDVTTSIVESGSDEYVGSAWELKERIREQEGVLKQRRGFFTDAYRRATVHLLFAGDHDADTADALIGFAAVRRDGYVLFLAIDGDHRGEGFGGRLIATVAEEHDTVTCHARATNEAAVAFYKHIGFEVERHIEHYYEDGGAAYYLKLGDRTGLADRLSAFVRGR, from the coding sequence GTGAGCGTCGATGTCACGACCAGTATCGTCGAGTCGGGCAGCGACGAGTACGTCGGTTCGGCGTGGGAGCTGAAAGAGCGCATCCGCGAGCAGGAGGGTGTCCTCAAACAGCGCCGCGGCTTCTTCACCGACGCCTACCGTCGCGCCACCGTCCACCTCCTGTTCGCCGGCGACCACGACGCCGATACGGCCGACGCGCTCATCGGCTTCGCGGCGGTCCGCCGCGACGGCTACGTCCTCTTTCTCGCCATCGACGGCGACCACCGCGGCGAGGGCTTCGGCGGCCGCCTCATCGCCACCGTCGCCGAGGAACACGACACCGTGACCTGTCACGCCCGCGCGACCAACGAGGCCGCCGTCGCGTTCTACAAACACATCGGTTTCGAGGTCGAACGCCACATCGAACACTACTACGAGGACGGCGGCGCGGCCTACTACCTCAAACTCGGTGACCGAACCGGACTCGCCGACCGGCTCTCGGCCTTCGTCCGCGGCCGCTGA
- a CDS encoding endonuclease/exonuclease/phosphatase family protein has protein sequence MGNELTVLTWNLNGDAGVSTDRIERQKQFFRDHHHETDLFCLQAVDWTRSDHFDELIEFFEEEWCYDVTHTRDWNRQLLGLDVQPYHNINGRFKHCLLTASRWPIERNPLDLKNSGSGKPVGLNYFYTNFPDGLLVSDVRLPNHGTVDSGRLELWNVGIVHGSGWKEEKINALETMYARVFLQNKKTDKRVILGGDFNAPLKETLDGDGEPTIVPHDGNRLKAKNRPFYGNPYRYRISNEDSEPFTFSQRWKNAESYIFDPELADWDMRDTYWSAEDGAKKSSMDDHTHVVHNGNPANKRLDHLLADDQFDVKTCEIQNGIETDVNGFDVSDHAPVVSEFET, from the coding sequence ATGGGTAACGAGCTCACCGTCTTGACGTGGAACCTCAACGGCGACGCTGGAGTGTCGACGGACCGAATAGAGCGACAGAAACAGTTCTTCAGGGACCACCACCATGAGACGGACCTGTTCTGTCTCCAAGCCGTCGATTGGACCAGAAGCGACCACTTCGACGAACTAATCGAGTTCTTCGAAGAAGAGTGGTGTTACGACGTAACTCATACGCGCGACTGGAACCGCCAACTCCTCGGCCTCGATGTTCAGCCGTACCACAACATCAACGGCCGCTTCAAACACTGTCTGCTCACGGCGAGTAGGTGGCCGATCGAGCGAAACCCACTGGACCTCAAGAACAGTGGGAGCGGCAAACCGGTTGGGCTCAACTACTTCTATACCAACTTTCCGGACGGACTGCTGGTATCGGACGTTCGTTTACCGAATCACGGAACCGTTGACAGTGGAAGACTGGAGCTCTGGAACGTCGGGATAGTTCATGGCTCCGGCTGGAAGGAAGAGAAGATCAACGCACTCGAAACGATGTATGCTAGAGTCTTCCTTCAAAACAAGAAGACAGACAAAAGAGTGATTCTCGGCGGCGATTTCAATGCGCCACTCAAGGAAACCCTCGACGGAGATGGAGAGCCAACCATCGTCCCTCACGACGGCAACCGGCTCAAAGCAAAGAACAGGCCGTTTTACGGGAACCCGTACCGCTACCGAATATCGAACGAAGACTCCGAACCGTTCACCTTCTCACAGCGCTGGAAAAACGCCGAGAGCTACATCTTCGACCCGGAACTCGCGGACTGGGATATGCGCGATACGTACTGGTCGGCGGAAGACGGTGCCAAGAAGAGTAGCATGGACGACCACACCCACGTCGTTCACAACGGAAATCCGGCGAACAAGCGGCTCGACCATCTCCTCGCTGACGACCAGTTCGACGTGAAGACCTGCGAGATTCAGAACGGTATCGAAACCGATGTCAATGGATTCGACGTGAGCGACCATGCGCCCGTCGTCTCCGAGTTTGAAACATGA
- a CDS encoding VOC family protein has product MDLLHTCLNVADADRAVEFYVEELGFEESWSFETEDGETTNRYVAADNGVELQLSETDGETEFEQGTAWDHLAVAVESVDEAFAEIDHHGVVQEPADNDPAGARTAFVRDPDGHVVELVQPLDG; this is encoded by the coding sequence ATGGACTTGCTCCACACCTGCCTCAACGTCGCCGACGCCGACCGTGCGGTCGAGTTCTACGTCGAGGAGCTCGGCTTCGAGGAGTCGTGGTCGTTCGAGACCGAGGACGGCGAGACCACCAATCGCTACGTCGCCGCGGACAACGGCGTCGAACTCCAGCTCTCGGAGACCGACGGCGAGACCGAGTTCGAGCAGGGCACCGCCTGGGACCACCTCGCGGTGGCCGTCGAGAGCGTGGACGAGGCGTTCGCCGAGATCGACCACCACGGTGTCGTCCAGGAACCCGCCGACAACGACCCCGCCGGGGCGCGCACGGCCTTCGTCCGCGACCCGGACGGGCACGTCGTCGAACTCGTCCAACCGCTCGACGGCTGA
- the rocF gene encoding arginase produces MAIRTIGVPMDLGADRRGVDMGPSALRYAGLATALDSIGRSCTDAGDLSVSHAEERDPETRDPRAKYLDEIESVCGRLANEVADAVATNDLPLVLGGDHSIAIGSLVGSARDASLGAVWFDAHSDVNTPETTPSGNVHGMPLAAALGWGSFADTPWANAPTLREENVVLVGLRSVDDPERERIRESDVTAFTMSDIDERGVVDVTEDALDIATRGVDGVHVSLDLDWLDPRHAPGVGTPVRGGVTYREAHSAMETVAERESLLRSLEVVEANPILDSHNETAELGVELVASALGKRVL; encoded by the coding sequence ATGGCAATCAGAACCATCGGGGTACCGATGGACCTCGGGGCCGACCGCCGCGGGGTCGACATGGGTCCCTCCGCCCTCCGATACGCGGGCCTCGCCACGGCGCTCGATTCGATCGGGCGGTCGTGTACCGACGCCGGCGACCTCTCGGTCTCCCACGCCGAGGAGCGCGACCCCGAGACCCGCGACCCGCGCGCGAAGTACCTCGACGAGATCGAATCGGTCTGTGGCCGCCTCGCCAACGAGGTCGCCGACGCGGTCGCCACGAACGACCTCCCGCTGGTGCTCGGCGGCGACCACTCGATCGCCATCGGCTCGCTCGTCGGCAGCGCCCGCGACGCCAGCCTCGGTGCGGTCTGGTTCGACGCCCACAGCGACGTCAACACCCCCGAGACCACGCCCTCGGGCAACGTCCACGGGATGCCGCTCGCCGCCGCGCTCGGCTGGGGTTCGTTCGCCGACACGCCCTGGGCCAACGCCCCGACCCTCCGCGAGGAGAACGTCGTCCTCGTCGGGCTCCGAAGCGTCGACGACCCCGAACGCGAGCGCATCCGCGAGTCCGACGTCACCGCCTTCACGATGTCCGACATCGACGAGCGAGGTGTGGTCGACGTCACCGAGGACGCGCTCGACATCGCCACCCGTGGCGTCGACGGGGTCCACGTCAGCCTCGACCTCGACTGGCTCGACCCCCGCCACGCTCCCGGCGTCGGGACGCCCGTGAGGGGTGGCGTGACCTACCGCGAGGCCCACTCCGCGATGGAGACCGTCGCCGAACGCGAGTCCCTGCTCCGCTCGCTCGAAGTCGTCGAGGCCAACCCAATCTTGGACTCCCACAACGAGACCGCCGAACTCGGTGTCGAGCTCGTCGCGAGCGCGCTCGGAAAGCGCGTGCTCTAA